The Streptomyces pactum genome contains a region encoding:
- a CDS encoding glycerophosphodiester phosphodiesterase, with protein sequence MDNRRVGIVVAVLSGLALTAATSTAAHADDHTDTRPDVIAHRGSSGMAPENTAAAIDLAIDQHADFVEIDVQRTKDGTLVNFHDCTMERTTNIEEIYPDRPRYRVSDFTWTELRRLDAGSWFHPDHTGERLITVDHVISRIDHTRTGLLAEISPCGHYTDIATDLAENLRNKPRYLRRALAREQLAVQSFQTDDARQFHTHLPHIPIGLLDADRPTDTELTELSTWADQVNPQHTVTDQALVDRIHQLGMDTNVWTVNEPGTMREMAALGVDGIITDYPQSLTQP encoded by the coding sequence GTGGACAACAGACGCGTCGGTATCGTCGTGGCGGTGCTGAGCGGTCTGGCTCTGACGGCGGCGACGTCGACGGCCGCGCACGCCGACGACCACACCGACACCCGACCGGACGTCATCGCACACCGCGGCTCCTCCGGCATGGCACCCGAGAACACCGCGGCCGCCATCGACCTCGCCATCGACCAACACGCCGACTTCGTCGAGATCGACGTCCAACGCACCAAAGACGGCACACTCGTCAACTTCCACGACTGCACCATGGAACGCACCACCAACATCGAAGAGATCTACCCCGACCGCCCCCGCTACCGCGTCTCCGACTTCACCTGGACCGAACTACGCCGACTCGACGCCGGCTCCTGGTTCCACCCCGACCACACCGGCGAACGGCTCATCACCGTCGACCACGTCATCTCCCGCATCGACCACACCCGCACCGGACTCCTCGCCGAAATCAGCCCCTGCGGCCACTACACCGACATCGCCACCGACCTCGCCGAAAACCTCCGGAACAAACCCCGCTACCTCCGCCGCGCACTCGCCCGCGAACAACTCGCCGTCCAGTCCTTCCAGACCGACGACGCCCGCCAATTCCACACCCACCTCCCCCACATCCCCATCGGCCTCCTCGACGCCGACCGCCCCACCGACACCGAACTCACCGAACTCAGCACCTGGGCCGACCAGGTCAACCCCCAGCACACCGTCACCGACCAAGCCCTCGTCGACCGCATCCACCAACTCGGCATGGACACCAACGTCTGGACCGTCAACGAACCCGGCACCATGCGCGAGATGGCCGCCCTCGGCGTCGACGGCATCATCACCGACTACCCCCAGTCCCTCACCCAGCCCTGA
- a CDS encoding glycoside hydrolase family 64 protein produces the protein MLSSLKHRLLAVATAAGLAGALVTFGASPPADAAVPATIPLKITNNSSRGEPVHIYNLGTSLTTGQQGWADANGTFHAWPAGGNPPTPAPDASIPGPAAGQTKTIRIPKLSGRIYFSYGPKLDFRLTTGGLVQPAVQNPSDPNRDILFNWSEYTLNDSGLWLNSTQVDMFSAPYTVGVQRADGSVSSAGRLKAGGYKAVFSALRAQPGWGGLIQTRPDGTVLRALSPLYGLETGALSASVMDGYINRVWQKYTSATLTVTPFADRPGTKYFGRVSGGVMNFTDGSGAVVTSFHKPDASSVFGCHKLLDAPNDQVRGPISRTLCAGFNRSTLLSNPHQPDTSAAGFYQDSVTNHYARIIHDRMADGKAYAFAFDDVGHHESLVHDGNPAQARLTLDPLN, from the coding sequence GTGCTCTCAAGCCTCAAACACCGTCTGCTCGCCGTGGCCACGGCCGCGGGCCTGGCCGGCGCCCTGGTCACATTCGGCGCGTCACCCCCCGCGGACGCCGCCGTGCCCGCCACCATCCCACTGAAGATCACCAACAACTCCAGCCGCGGCGAACCGGTCCACATCTACAACCTGGGCACCTCGCTGACGACGGGTCAACAGGGCTGGGCCGACGCGAACGGCACCTTCCACGCCTGGCCCGCCGGTGGCAATCCCCCGACCCCCGCACCGGACGCGTCCATCCCCGGACCGGCCGCCGGACAGACCAAGACGATCCGCATCCCCAAGCTGTCGGGACGCATCTACTTCTCGTACGGCCCAAAGCTCGACTTCCGGCTGACCACGGGCGGCCTGGTGCAGCCGGCCGTGCAGAACCCGAGCGACCCCAACCGCGACATCCTGTTCAACTGGTCCGAGTACACGCTCAACGACTCCGGGCTGTGGCTGAACAGTACGCAGGTCGACATGTTCTCCGCGCCCTACACGGTCGGCGTGCAGCGCGCCGACGGCAGCGTGAGCAGCGCCGGGCGGCTCAAGGCGGGCGGCTACAAGGCGGTGTTCAGCGCGCTGCGGGCGCAGCCCGGCTGGGGCGGGCTGATCCAGACCCGGCCCGACGGCACCGTCCTGCGGGCGCTGTCGCCGCTGTACGGGCTGGAGACCGGGGCGCTGTCGGCTTCGGTCATGGACGGCTACATCAACCGGGTGTGGCAGAAGTACACGTCGGCCACCCTCACCGTCACCCCGTTCGCGGACCGGCCGGGTACCAAGTACTTCGGACGCGTCTCCGGCGGTGTCATGAACTTCACCGACGGCTCCGGTGCGGTCGTCACGAGTTTCCACAAGCCCGACGCCTCCAGCGTCTTCGGCTGCCACAAGCTCCTGGACGCCCCCAACGACCAGGTGCGCGGACCGATCTCGCGCACGCTGTGCGCCGGCTTCAACCGCTCGACGCTGCTGAGCAACCCCCACCAGCCCGACACCTCGGCGGCCGGCTTCTACCAGGACTCCGTGACCAACCACTACGCCCGGATCATCCACGACCGGATGGCCGACGGCAAGGCGTACGCCTTCGCCTTCGACGACGTCGGTCACCACGAGTCGCTGGTGCACGACGGCAACCCGGCGCAGGCACGGCTCACGCTCGACCCGCTGAACTGA
- a CDS encoding nucleotide triphosphate diphosphatase NUDT15, with the protein MNSRTPGAERPERARPASHSLTGVGLAVLDPAGRVLLGLGHDGRWELPGGKVDAGEDFETAAARELSEETGLSVPAADIRVLAVLVDGLNGLTRVTAAAVTRVATGTPRATEPDKIVCWEWFTRQAVPVPLFPPSASVLDCLWPEAVRRGSAEVRHYGVLGDASARHP; encoded by the coding sequence GTGAACTCTCGCACGCCCGGCGCCGAGCGCCCCGAACGCGCCCGCCCCGCCTCCCACAGCCTCACCGGTGTCGGCCTCGCCGTCCTCGATCCCGCCGGACGGGTGCTGCTCGGCCTCGGCCATGACGGCCGCTGGGAACTTCCGGGTGGCAAAGTCGACGCCGGGGAGGATTTCGAGACGGCCGCCGCCCGTGAGCTCTCGGAGGAGACCGGGCTCTCGGTGCCCGCGGCGGACATCCGGGTACTGGCGGTTCTCGTCGACGGCCTCAACGGGCTGACCCGGGTGACGGCCGCGGCCGTCACCCGGGTCGCGACGGGCACGCCACGGGCCACCGAGCCGGACAAGATCGTGTGCTGGGAGTGGTTCACCCGCCAGGCGGTCCCCGTGCCGCTCTTCCCGCCGTCCGCCTCGGTCCTGGACTGTCTGTGGCCGGAAGCGGTACGGCGGGGATCCGCCGAGGTGCGTCACTACGGCGTCCTCGGCGACGCGTCCGCCCGGCACCCGTGA
- a CDS encoding ATP-grasp domain-containing protein: MSDENVKNVFVVGLDEANLPTLRAVPGADSLRFHGLLTVEELQDGEVSLPSVIEKAQRVLDDFDGSIDAIVGYWDFPVSTLVPILGARYGTRTTSLESVVKCEHKYWSRLEQQKVTDRHPRFGRVDLEADPPRPPDDVRFPMWLKPALSYSSELAFGVDDEEEFGAAVAEIRKGISRIGRPFEHILDQVDLPPDMDGVGGRVCLAEESLSGVQVAVEGYVHKGEVTVYGTLDSIDYPGSPCFLRHQYPSMLPPQVIDRLHAVTERVMRRIGFDSATFSVEYFYDPGSQDISLLEINPRHSQSHAELFEYVDGVPNHHCMLALALGEDPRMPHRQGPYAMAAKWYYRWFTDGVVRHVPSPEEVARIEREIPGVRIEVLPERGQRLSDLSQQDSYSYELAHIFTGGDDEEDMRRKYDQCVAALGLTFDEPPEETRG; encoded by the coding sequence GTGTCTGACGAGAATGTCAAGAACGTCTTCGTGGTCGGTCTCGACGAGGCCAATCTTCCGACACTCAGGGCCGTGCCGGGCGCCGACTCGCTGCGCTTCCACGGTCTTCTGACGGTCGAGGAGCTCCAGGACGGGGAGGTCTCGCTGCCGTCGGTGATCGAGAAGGCGCAGCGGGTACTGGACGACTTCGACGGAAGCATCGACGCGATCGTCGGCTACTGGGACTTCCCGGTCAGCACGCTGGTGCCGATCCTGGGAGCACGCTACGGCACTCGTACCACGAGCCTGGAGTCGGTGGTCAAGTGCGAGCACAAGTACTGGAGCAGGCTCGAGCAGCAGAAGGTGACGGACCGGCACCCGCGCTTCGGCCGGGTCGACCTGGAGGCCGATCCACCGCGCCCTCCGGACGACGTACGGTTCCCGATGTGGCTCAAACCGGCGTTGTCCTACTCCTCGGAGCTCGCCTTCGGTGTCGATGACGAGGAGGAGTTCGGTGCCGCCGTCGCCGAGATACGCAAGGGCATCTCACGCATCGGCCGCCCGTTCGAGCACATCCTCGACCAGGTCGACCTGCCGCCGGACATGGACGGTGTCGGCGGCCGGGTGTGTCTGGCCGAGGAGTCGCTGTCGGGCGTCCAGGTCGCCGTGGAGGGCTACGTCCACAAGGGCGAAGTGACCGTCTACGGGACGCTGGACTCCATCGACTACCCCGGTTCACCGTGCTTCCTGCGCCACCAGTACCCGTCCATGCTGCCCCCGCAGGTCATCGACCGGCTGCACGCTGTCACCGAGCGGGTGATGCGCCGCATCGGCTTCGACTCCGCGACGTTCAGCGTCGAGTACTTCTACGATCCGGGAAGCCAGGACATCAGCCTGCTGGAGATCAACCCGCGCCACTCGCAGTCGCACGCCGAACTGTTCGAGTACGTGGACGGCGTGCCCAACCACCACTGCATGCTCGCCCTCGCCCTCGGTGAGGACCCGCGCATGCCGCACCGGCAGGGCCCGTACGCGATGGCGGCGAAGTGGTACTACCGGTGGTTCACGGACGGGGTCGTGCGCCACGTGCCGTCCCCCGAGGAGGTCGCCCGTATCGAGCGCGAGATCCCGGGCGTGCGGATCGAAGTCCTGCCCGAGCGGGGACAGCGGTTGTCCGACCTGTCCCAGCAGGACAGTTACAGCTACGAACTCGCACACATCTTCACCGGCGGCGACGACGAAGAGGACATGCGCAGGAAGTACGACCAGTGCGTCGCGGCCCTGGGCCTCACCTTCGACGAGCCCCCGGAAGAAACGCGAGGATAA
- a CDS encoding CocE/NonD family hydrolase, whose product MRHVTHLPCTTKEEEHVVIPMSDGVRLSARVWRPDSSDHEPVPAVLEYIPYRKRDLTAERDSVHHPYIAGHGYACVRVDLRGTGESEGVLRDEYLEVEQRDAEEVLAWLAEQPWCDGTTGMMGLSWGAFAALQVAARRPPSLKAVVIASFTDDRHADDMHYMGGAMLSDNLAEAGTMFAYATCPPDPAVVGDRWRDMWLERLEHSQPWVLEWLRHQRRDDYWRHASVAENYQDVQCPVLASSGWADGYSNAVTRLLAHLDVPRKGLIGPWSHKFPHLGEPGPAIGYLQEVVRWWDHWLKGVDNGVMDGPMLRTWMQDSVPPSTSYEERPGRWVAEPCWPSPHVRPTTHALTRHRIVPPGEPRERTAGSDDGDPLTVRSPLSVGQFAGKWASYNAPPDLPYDQREEDGGSLVFETEPLTERLEILGSPTVDLDLSADEPVAMVAARLSDVSPDGAATRVTYGLLNLTRRDSAERPEPLEPGRRYRATVQLNGVAQSFPPGHRIRLSLSTSYWPLAWPPPEPATLSVHGGSSTLTLPVRPPEQADDTQAAPFGEPEGTPPIATTTLTPPEERWDVKRDLVGYHAKLDTVKDRGTVRFEAIGLDVGRRAHERYASVADDFTSVSGESTWTMTFRRDDWDVRVVTHTRLTCDEDSFFVDATLDGYEGGRRVFSRTWNESVPRDLL is encoded by the coding sequence ATGCGTCACGTGACCCATCTGCCCTGCACGACGAAGGAAGAGGAGCACGTAGTCATTCCCATGTCCGACGGCGTCCGCCTGTCGGCACGGGTCTGGCGCCCCGACTCTTCGGACCACGAGCCCGTGCCCGCGGTGCTGGAGTACATCCCCTACCGCAAGCGGGACCTCACCGCCGAACGGGACTCCGTCCACCACCCCTACATCGCCGGGCACGGTTACGCCTGTGTCCGCGTCGACCTGCGCGGCACCGGCGAGTCGGAGGGGGTGCTGCGGGACGAGTACCTGGAGGTGGAGCAGCGGGATGCCGAGGAGGTGCTGGCCTGGCTCGCCGAGCAGCCCTGGTGCGACGGCACCACGGGGATGATGGGCCTGTCCTGGGGGGCGTTCGCGGCGCTCCAGGTGGCGGCCAGGCGGCCGCCGAGCCTGAAGGCCGTCGTCATCGCGTCGTTCACCGACGACCGGCACGCGGACGACATGCACTACATGGGCGGAGCCATGCTCTCGGACAACCTGGCCGAGGCGGGCACCATGTTCGCCTACGCCACCTGTCCGCCCGATCCCGCCGTGGTCGGCGACCGCTGGCGCGACATGTGGCTCGAGCGCCTGGAGCACTCCCAGCCCTGGGTCCTGGAATGGCTGCGCCACCAGCGGCGGGACGACTACTGGCGGCACGCCTCGGTCGCCGAGAACTACCAGGACGTACAGTGCCCGGTCCTGGCGTCCAGCGGTTGGGCGGACGGCTACTCCAACGCCGTGACGCGGCTGCTCGCCCACCTGGACGTGCCCCGGAAGGGGCTCATCGGCCCCTGGTCGCACAAGTTCCCCCACCTCGGGGAGCCCGGTCCCGCCATCGGCTATCTCCAGGAGGTCGTGCGCTGGTGGGACCACTGGCTCAAGGGCGTCGACAACGGAGTCATGGACGGCCCGATGCTGCGGACGTGGATGCAGGACAGCGTGCCGCCGTCCACGTCGTACGAGGAACGGCCCGGGCGCTGGGTGGCGGAACCGTGCTGGCCCTCTCCTCACGTCCGTCCGACCACGCACGCGCTCACCCGGCACCGGATCGTCCCTCCCGGCGAGCCGCGGGAGAGGACGGCGGGGAGCGACGACGGCGACCCGCTGACCGTGCGGTCACCGCTGTCCGTCGGCCAGTTCGCGGGGAAGTGGGCCTCCTACAACGCGCCGCCCGACCTGCCCTACGACCAGCGTGAGGAGGACGGCGGCTCGCTCGTCTTCGAGACCGAACCGCTCACCGAGCGGCTGGAGATCCTCGGATCGCCGACCGTCGACCTCGACCTGTCGGCCGACGAGCCGGTCGCCATGGTGGCCGCGCGGCTGTCGGACGTCAGCCCCGACGGAGCCGCCACCCGGGTCACCTACGGCTTGCTCAACCTGACCCGCCGGGACAGTGCGGAGCGGCCCGAACCGCTGGAGCCCGGCCGTCGCTACCGCGCCACCGTCCAGCTCAACGGAGTGGCGCAGAGCTTTCCGCCCGGGCACCGTATCCGTCTCTCCCTGTCCACGTCGTACTGGCCGCTGGCCTGGCCACCGCCCGAACCGGCGACGCTCAGCGTCCACGGCGGTTCCAGCACGCTCACCCTTCCGGTCCGTCCCCCGGAGCAGGCCGACGACACGCAGGCCGCGCCGTTCGGCGAACCGGAGGGCACCCCGCCCATCGCCACGACCACGCTGACTCCTCCGGAGGAACGCTGGGACGTGAAACGCGACCTGGTCGGCTACCACGCCAAGCTGGACACCGTGAAGGACCGGGGCACGGTCCGCTTCGAGGCGATCGGCCTCGACGTCGGCCGCCGCGCCCACGAACGCTACGCCTCCGTCGCCGACGACTTCACCTCCGTCAGCGGTGAGTCCACCTGGACCATGACCTTCCGGCGCGACGACTGGGACGTACGCGTGGTCACCCACACGCGTCTCACCTGCGACGAGGACAGCTTCTTCGTCGACGCCACCCTGGACGGCTACGAGGGCGGCCGGCGAGTGTTCTCCCGCACCTGGAACGAGTCGGTGCCACGTGATCTGCTCTAG
- a CDS encoding GH1 family beta-glucosidase, with the protein MVTAAQQTASAPDAARTFPKGFLWGSATASYQIEGAAAEDGRTPSIWDTYARTPGRVRNGDTGDIATDHYHRWREDVALMAELGLDAYRFSLAWPRVQPTGRGPAVQKGLDFYRRLVDDLLDKGIQPVATLYHWDLPQELEDAGGWPERATAERFAEYAALAADALGDRVKTWTTLNEPWCSAFLGYGSGVHAPGRTDPVAALRAAHHLNLGHGLAVQALRDRLPAAAQCSVTLNIHHVRPLTGSDADADAVRRIDALANRVFTGPMLQGAYPEDLFKDTAALTDWSFVRDGDLRQIHQPLDFLGVNYYTPTLVSEADGSGTHTSDGHGRSTHSPWPGADRVAFHQPPGDITAMGWAVDPTGLYDLLSRLASDFPRLPLVITENGAAFDDYADPEGQVNDPARIAYVRDHLAAVHRAIVDGADVRGYFLWSLLDNFEWAHGYGRRFGAVYVDYPTGTRIPKASARWYSEVARTGVLPGA; encoded by the coding sequence TTCCCCAAGGGCTTCCTCTGGGGCTCCGCGACCGCCTCGTACCAGATCGAGGGGGCCGCCGCGGAGGACGGCCGTACGCCGTCCATCTGGGACACCTACGCCCGTACCCCCGGCCGGGTCCGCAACGGCGACACCGGTGACATCGCCACCGACCACTACCACCGCTGGCGCGAGGACGTCGCGCTCATGGCCGAACTCGGCCTGGACGCCTACCGTTTCTCCCTCGCCTGGCCCCGTGTCCAGCCGACCGGCCGCGGCCCCGCCGTCCAGAAGGGCCTGGACTTCTACCGGCGCCTCGTCGACGACCTGCTGGACAAGGGCATCCAGCCCGTCGCCACCCTCTACCACTGGGACCTGCCGCAGGAGCTGGAGGACGCCGGGGGCTGGCCCGAGCGGGCCACGGCCGAGCGGTTCGCCGAGTACGCGGCCCTCGCCGCCGACGCCCTCGGCGACCGGGTGAAGACCTGGACGACGCTCAACGAGCCCTGGTGCAGCGCCTTCCTCGGCTACGGCTCCGGCGTGCACGCCCCCGGCCGCACCGACCCGGTCGCCGCGCTGCGCGCCGCCCACCACCTCAACCTGGGCCACGGCCTGGCCGTCCAGGCGCTGCGCGACCGCCTCCCCGCCGCCGCCCAGTGCTCGGTCACCCTCAACATCCACCACGTCCGCCCGCTCACCGGCAGCGACGCCGACGCCGACGCGGTCCGCCGGATCGACGCGCTCGCCAACCGGGTCTTCACCGGCCCGATGCTGCAAGGCGCCTACCCCGAGGACCTGTTCAAGGACACCGCGGCGCTGACCGACTGGTCCTTCGTGCGGGACGGCGACCTGCGGCAGATCCACCAGCCCTTGGACTTCCTGGGCGTCAACTACTACACGCCCACCCTCGTCTCCGAGGCCGACGGCAGCGGCACCCACACCTCCGACGGACACGGCAGGAGCACCCACAGCCCCTGGCCGGGAGCCGACCGGGTCGCCTTCCACCAGCCGCCCGGCGACATCACCGCCATGGGCTGGGCCGTCGACCCCACCGGCCTGTACGACCTGCTGAGCCGGCTGGCGTCCGACTTCCCGAGGCTGCCCCTGGTCATCACCGAGAACGGGGCGGCGTTCGACGACTACGCCGACCCCGAGGGACAGGTCAACGACCCCGCCCGCATCGCCTACGTACGCGACCACCTGGCCGCCGTGCACCGGGCCATCGTGGACGGCGCGGACGTACGCGGCTACTTCCTGTGGTCGTTGCTGGACAACTTCGAGTGGGCCCACGGCTACGGCAGGCGCTTCGGTGCCGTCTACGTGGACTACCCGACCGGCACCCGCATCCCCAAGGCCAGCGCCCGCTGGTACTCCGAGGTCGCCCGCACCGGCGTACTGCCCGGCGCCTGA